Below is a genomic region from Mycoplasma phocoeninasale.
GTCAGACGCTACTTTTAAATACTCAGGAATATTGAATGATGAAATTTCTGGAATATTTAAGAGAAATAAAATAATTCCAATTCCTCTTGATGGATATGATGTTACTATTCTAAACATAAAATTTGAAGAAAACAAATCTGTAGCAGTTAATTTTCAAGTTGAATTTGATGAGCCTGGCAATAACAGACATTCTTTTTATTTATATGTTAGATTTTTGCATTCTAACGAATCCAATAAGGAAATAGTTGGGACATATATAACTGAAAGTGAGTTTAATAGCAATAAGTATAAGAATCAAAAAGATTATCAATATGCAAAAAAATTGAAGATTAATAATTTTCAATCTAAAATAAGCATTAAATATAATTCAACTTTTACTAATATGCCTGGTTCCAAACCTGATTTTAGAAATGGTTTGAAATACGAAAAAAGAGATGAATATCAAGGATACACCATTATTCCACGTTCTTTTAAAACTAGCGATTCGAAAAAAATCTTTATTATTTTCTTTCAATTACACAATCCTGCATCTAATGAGTCTGATGTGAATATTTATATAAAATTTAAATATAGTGATGCAAAACAAGAACAACTGGGAATGTATACTGATGAAATTGAATTTAAAAATCTATTTTAACAATAAGTATTCGCAATAAAAAATCAAATTTAAAAAAAATAATTTTTTTGTGAAAATATTTTTTTTTACTATATAATGTATTACATAGCAATCATAACGAAGGGGTTCCACCTGATACCATTCCGAACTCAGCAGTTAAGCCCTTCAGTGCCGACGATACCGCACGGGAAAATAGGTCATTGCTTTTTTTATTATTTTTTTTATATAATTTAATTAACAAATAGAATAGGAATAAAATGTCAGTTTCATCATTTGCTTTTGAAGTCAAAAAAGAAATTATTAATCGTAAATTAACTAAAAGTCAGAAGCTTGGTCTATTAAGTGGAATTTTAGCTACAACAAAAATTCAAAAAAATTTATCTTATATTATTATCAATAATAAGGAAGTATTTAACTATTTAAAAACCTTACTATTAGAGCTAAAAATTAAGTATGAAAGTCCTCGTAAAAACGCTTTCTTGATCAACCTTAATTCCTTTCGTCACCATAATTTTAAAAAAGAGAGAGATTATTTTTCTGGCATTTTTTTAGCTAGCGGATCAATTAATAATTCAAATAGTGTCCAAAACCACTTGGAATTAAAATTTTATGAATTATCATATGCTGAAGATGCTTTAGATATTCTTAATAAGCATGATATGAATTTCAAACTCCACGTGCGAAAAGGCCGCTACCTAATCTATATTAAGAGATTAGAAGACATTTGTGACTTTCTTAAAGCCATTGATGCGATTGATGCTTACTATCGCTTCGAAGATTCAATAATTGAACGGGATTTTTTTAATAATGTTAATCGAATTACTAACTTCGACATTTATAATCAACAAAGAATAGCGAATGCTAATATCGTGTTTTTAGACAATTATGATTATATAAAAAACAACCATCTTGACGCAAACTTTACCCGTGATGAAATGATTTTTTTTGAACTAAAGAAAAATAATATTGATCTTAGTTTAAATGATTTAGTTTTTCACCTTAATAAGTATAAAATCATCAAGTCTCGTTCTGCTCTGAATCATTCGTTAATTAAGTTGAAAAAGGTGGTAAATAAATTTAAAAAACAGTAATTTTTAATAAATATAAAAAAATAAAGGATTAACTCCCTTATTTTTTTATATAAAATTACATTTCTTTTTTGCAAGATTTTTCCATATCACATGACTTTTTGCATTCATCTTTCATGCTACAGCTTTTTTCCATGTCACATGATTTTTCGCATTTTTTGTCCATGTTGTCGCATTTCTTGTCCATGTCGCATTTTTTGTCCATGTCGCATGATTTTTCCATGCTACAAGTTTTTTCACATTTCTTGTCCATATCACATGATTTGTCACATGATTTTTCCATATCACATGATTTCTTACAACATGAATTTTCATCCATGTTATTCATCATTTTTTCTTCTTTGTTCATATTTGTGTTCTCCTTTATAGATTATTCTTGCACATATATATTTTATATTATTTTTATATCATTTCGGCGCTTTGAGACATATTTTAAAGAAATTTTAATATTCATTTAAAGTTATTTTGTAAATTATTAGAAAATAAATTGTCAGTCAACAAGGGGTTACGAAATATTTTTTCTTTGTAATATATTTATTGTGACTATTTTTTTAAGTCATTAGTTTTAACATTTTGGGAATGTTTATTTCTAGATTATTGTTAGTTAGAATATCGTTTATAATTTCAAAATTAATGTCAAGGTTG
It encodes:
- the whiA gene encoding DNA-binding protein WhiA, whose amino-acid sequence is MSVSSFAFEVKKEIINRKLTKSQKLGLLSGILATTKIQKNLSYIIINNKEVFNYLKTLLLELKIKYESPRKNAFLINLNSFRHHNFKKERDYFSGIFLASGSINNSNSVQNHLELKFYELSYAEDALDILNKHDMNFKLHVRKGRYLIYIKRLEDICDFLKAIDAIDAYYRFEDSIIERDFFNNVNRITNFDIYNQQRIANANIVFLDNYDYIKNNHLDANFTRDEMIFFELKKNNIDLSLNDLVFHLNKYKIIKSRSALNHSLIKLKKVVNKFKKQ